One genomic segment of Streptomyces sp. NBC_00239 includes these proteins:
- a CDS encoding aliphatic sulfonate ABC transporter substrate-binding protein, with product MPATRTTLRRGIAAAAALPLLIGALASCGYGSDAKKDDDKTNVAATGGKKLSADSVRIGYFPNLTHATALVGIKEGLIQKELGATTIKAQTFNAGPSEIEALNGGSLDIGFIGPSPSINAYVKSKGSNLRIVSGAASGGVKLVVNPDKIKTLDDLKGKKIATPQKGNTQDVAFLNWIGEKGWKVDPESGKGDVSVVRTDNKVTPDAYKSGSIDGAWVPEPTASKLVAEGAKVLLDETSLWPDKKFVITNVIVSQTFLKDHPDVVEAVLTGTVKTNAWITTNPDQAKAAANAALKELSGKALKPEVIDPAWKSIQVTDDPLAATLKTQSAWAVKAGLIKEPELAGIYDLTLLNKVLKAAGKPAVTDAGLGAK from the coding sequence GTGCCTGCCACCCGTACCACCCTGCGCCGCGGTATCGCCGCCGCGGCCGCCCTGCCGCTGCTGATCGGCGCCCTCGCCTCCTGCGGCTACGGCTCGGACGCGAAGAAGGACGACGACAAGACCAACGTCGCGGCCACCGGCGGCAAGAAGCTCTCCGCCGACTCGGTGCGGATCGGCTACTTCCCGAACCTCACCCACGCCACCGCACTGGTCGGCATCAAGGAAGGCCTGATCCAGAAGGAACTCGGCGCCACCACCATCAAGGCCCAGACCTTCAACGCCGGCCCCTCCGAGATCGAGGCACTCAACGGCGGCTCCCTGGACATCGGGTTCATCGGCCCCTCGCCCTCCATCAACGCCTACGTCAAGTCCAAGGGCAGCAACCTGCGGATCGTCTCCGGCGCCGCCTCCGGCGGCGTCAAGCTCGTCGTGAACCCGGACAAGATCAAAACCCTCGACGACCTCAAGGGCAAGAAGATCGCCACCCCCCAGAAGGGGAACACCCAGGACGTCGCGTTCCTCAACTGGATCGGCGAGAAGGGCTGGAAGGTCGACCCCGAAAGCGGCAAGGGCGACGTCTCCGTCGTCCGCACCGACAACAAGGTCACCCCCGACGCCTACAAGTCCGGCTCCATCGACGGCGCCTGGGTCCCCGAACCCACCGCCTCCAAGCTCGTCGCCGAAGGCGCCAAGGTCCTCCTCGACGAAACCAGCCTGTGGCCCGACAAGAAGTTCGTCATCACGAACGTCATCGTGTCCCAGACCTTCCTCAAGGACCACCCCGACGTCGTCGAAGCCGTCCTGACCGGCACCGTGAAGACCAACGCCTGGATCACCACCAACCCCGACCAGGCCAAGGCCGCCGCCAACGCCGCCCTCAAGGAACTCAGCGGCAAGGCACTCAAGCCCGAGGTCATCGACCCCGCCTGGAAGAGCATCCAGGTCACCGACGACCCCCTCGCCGCCACCCTCAAGACCCAGTCCGCATGGGCCGTCAAGGCCGGACTCATCAAGGAACCCGAACTCGCCGGGATCTACGACCTCACCCTCCTCAACAAGGTCCTCAAGGCCGCCGGCAAGCCCGCCGTCACCGACGCCGGCCTCGGCGCCAAGTAA
- a CDS encoding ABC transporter ATP-binding protein, with translation MATTLAKAAEGTTTVSHAARIEHVSKSFAGPAGTQLVLDDISLDVAPGEFVTILGASGCGKSTLLNLVAGLDRPSAGAIETPGGRPALMFQEHALFPWLTAGKNIELALRLRGVPKADRKTESERLLELVRLGGAHGKRVHELSGGMRQRVALARALAQDSELLLMDEPFAALDAITRDVLHGELTRIWDETNLSVLFVTHNVREAVRLAQRVVLLSSRPGRIAKEWTVDIPQPRRIEDADVAELSLEITEHLRGEIRRHGQH, from the coding sequence ATGGCCACCACGCTTGCCAAGGCTGCCGAGGGCACCACCACGGTGTCGCACGCCGCCCGGATCGAGCACGTCTCGAAGTCCTTCGCCGGCCCGGCCGGAACGCAGCTCGTCCTGGACGACATCAGCCTCGATGTCGCCCCCGGCGAGTTCGTCACCATCCTGGGAGCCTCGGGGTGCGGGAAATCCACGCTGCTCAACCTGGTCGCAGGACTGGACCGGCCGTCCGCGGGGGCGATCGAGACCCCCGGCGGCCGGCCCGCCCTGATGTTCCAGGAGCACGCCCTCTTCCCGTGGCTCACGGCGGGCAAGAACATCGAGCTGGCGCTGCGGCTGCGCGGCGTGCCCAAGGCCGACCGCAAGACCGAGTCCGAGCGGCTGCTGGAGCTGGTCCGCCTCGGCGGCGCCCACGGCAAGCGGGTCCACGAGCTGTCCGGCGGCATGCGCCAGCGCGTGGCCCTGGCCCGGGCACTCGCCCAGGACAGCGAACTGCTGCTGATGGACGAGCCGTTCGCCGCGCTCGACGCGATCACCCGGGACGTGCTGCACGGCGAGCTCACCCGGATCTGGGACGAGACGAACCTCTCGGTCCTCTTCGTCACCCACAACGTGCGCGAGGCCGTACGCCTCGCCCAGCGCGTGGTCCTGCTCTCCTCGCGGCCCGGCCGGATCGCCAAGGAATGGACCGTGGACATCCCGCAGCCGCGCCGCATCGAGGACGCGGACGTCGCGGAGCTGTCCCTTGAGATCACTGAACACCTGCGTGGGGAGATCCGCCGCCATGGCCAGCACTGA
- a CDS encoding ABC transporter permease: MASTDTTPKQDDLAGLEAGLDALDAVEVRRTPVREVLVKKVLPPLVAVALVLATWQVLVSAKVTDETKLPAPSAVWDGLADMWLQGTLLEVVWTSVSRGLLGFLFALAIGTPLGLLVSRVKFVRAAIGPILSGLQSLPSVAWVPPAVLWFGLNDAMMYTVILLGAVPSIANGLVSGVDQVPPLFLRAGRTLGATGLKGTWHVVMPAALPGYLAGLKQGWAFSWRSLMAAEIIASSPDLGLGLGQLLENGRNNIDLPGVFLAILLILVVGIAIDLLIFSPVERWVLRSRGLLVR; encoded by the coding sequence ATGGCCAGCACTGACACCACCCCGAAGCAGGACGACCTCGCGGGACTGGAGGCCGGACTCGACGCCCTCGACGCGGTCGAGGTCCGCCGGACGCCCGTGCGCGAGGTCCTCGTCAAGAAGGTCCTGCCGCCGCTGGTCGCCGTCGCCCTGGTGCTGGCCACCTGGCAGGTGCTCGTCTCCGCGAAGGTGACCGACGAGACCAAGCTGCCCGCGCCGTCCGCGGTGTGGGACGGCCTGGCCGACATGTGGCTTCAGGGCACCCTGCTGGAGGTCGTCTGGACCAGCGTGTCGCGCGGTCTGCTCGGCTTCCTTTTCGCCCTGGCCATCGGCACCCCGCTCGGACTGCTCGTCTCCCGCGTGAAGTTCGTGCGCGCCGCGATCGGCCCGATCCTGTCCGGTCTCCAGTCGCTGCCCTCGGTGGCCTGGGTGCCGCCCGCGGTGCTGTGGTTCGGCCTCAACGACGCGATGATGTACACGGTGATCCTGCTGGGCGCCGTCCCGTCCATCGCCAACGGCTTGGTCTCCGGTGTCGACCAGGTGCCCCCGCTTTTCCTGCGCGCGGGCCGCACCCTGGGTGCCACCGGCCTCAAGGGCACCTGGCACGTGGTCATGCCGGCCGCGCTGCCCGGCTACCTGGCGGGCCTCAAGCAGGGCTGGGCCTTCTCCTGGCGCTCGCTGATGGCCGCCGAGATCATCGCCTCCTCGCCGGACCTGGGCCTGGGCCTGGGCCAGCTGCTGGAGAACGGCCGCAACAACATCGACCTGCCCGGCGTGTTCCTGGCGATCCTGCTGATCCTGGTCGTCGGCATCGCCATCGACCTGCTGATCTTCAGCCCGGTCGAGCGCTGGGTGCTGCGCAGCCGCGGCCTGCTGGTGAGGTGA
- a CDS encoding sirohydrochlorin chelatase — MHRRTDLRPEPGPVPRPVLLVIAHGSRDPRHAATVHALTRRVRALRPGLAVETAFLDFNAPAVGQVLARLYADGVREVVALPLLLTRAFHAKADIPAVLSESAALLPGLRIRRAEVLGPSPLLVAALERRLTEAGLDPADRPTTGVVLASAGSSDPEAIAAIAETAREWRRTGWCAVRPAFASGTSASGFPRTEDAVRALRAEGVRRVVVAPYVIAPGRLPDRIADGARAAGADLLAEVLGPAPELALLLLRRYDESLAAAVSRPALTA; from the coding sequence GTGCACCGCCGTACCGACCTGCGCCCCGAACCGGGCCCCGTCCCGCGTCCCGTGCTGCTCGTCATCGCCCACGGCAGCCGCGACCCGCGGCACGCGGCGACCGTACACGCCCTGACCCGGCGGGTACGGGCGCTGCGGCCGGGGCTGGCGGTGGAGACCGCGTTCCTCGACTTCAACGCCCCCGCCGTCGGGCAGGTGCTCGCGCGCCTGTACGCCGACGGGGTGCGGGAGGTCGTCGCGCTGCCGCTTCTGCTGACCCGCGCCTTCCACGCGAAGGCCGACATCCCGGCGGTGCTGTCGGAGTCCGCCGCCCTGCTGCCGGGGCTGCGGATCCGCCGGGCCGAGGTGCTGGGCCCGTCCCCGCTCCTGGTCGCGGCCCTGGAGCGGCGGCTGACCGAGGCCGGCCTCGACCCGGCCGACCGCCCGACCACCGGCGTGGTGCTCGCGTCCGCCGGTTCCTCAGACCCGGAGGCGATCGCAGCGATCGCTGAAACCGCGCGGGAGTGGCGGCGCACCGGTTGGTGTGCCGTGCGGCCTGCGTTCGCCTCCGGAACATCCGCCTCGGGCTTTCCCCGCACCGAGGACGCGGTACGGGCGTTGCGCGCCGAGGGGGTCCGCCGCGTGGTGGTGGCCCCGTACGTGATCGCCCCCGGTCGGCTGCCGGACCGCATCGCGGACGGGGCGCGCGCCGCGGGCGCCGACCTCCTGGCGGAGGTGCTGGGCCCGGCCCCGGAGCTGGCCCTCCTCCTGCTGCGGCGCTACGACGAGTCACTCGCGGCGGCGGTGTCCCGGCCCGCCCTGACGGCCTGA
- a CDS encoding dihydrofolate reductase family protein, protein MRKIKSQLFISLDGVVEAPDQWHFPYFNDEMGAAVDATLGRADTLLLGRRTFDSFAGAWPDREAAGGEDAPFAKVLGDARKIVATRGRPEFTWRNCERLEGDLASAVTALKNAAGPATDIWTSGSVSVVRQLLAAGLLDELNLLVHPIAVRAGMRLFEDEATPVPLELRSCETFRTGVLNLVYAPAAAGEGTYEDAKTHLPQH, encoded by the coding sequence ATGAGGAAGATCAAATCTCAGCTGTTCATCTCGCTCGACGGCGTCGTAGAAGCGCCCGACCAGTGGCACTTCCCCTACTTCAACGACGAGATGGGGGCGGCCGTCGACGCCACCCTCGGCAGGGCCGACACGCTTCTGCTCGGGCGCAGGACGTTCGACAGTTTCGCGGGTGCCTGGCCGGACCGGGAGGCGGCGGGCGGCGAGGACGCGCCCTTCGCCAAGGTCCTCGGTGACGCCCGCAAGATCGTCGCGACCCGCGGGCGTCCGGAGTTCACCTGGCGCAACTGCGAGCGGCTGGAGGGTGATCTGGCCAGCGCGGTCACCGCGCTGAAGAACGCGGCGGGGCCGGCCACGGACATCTGGACGAGCGGTTCGGTGTCGGTGGTGCGCCAACTCCTCGCCGCCGGGCTCCTGGACGAGCTGAACCTCCTGGTGCACCCGATCGCCGTCCGCGCGGGCATGCGCCTGTTCGAGGACGAGGCGACGCCGGTCCCGCTGGAACTGCGTTCCTGCGAGACGTTCCGGACCGGTGTGCTCAACCTCGTGTACGCCCCGGCCGCAGCGGGCGAGGGGACGTACGAGGACGCCAAGACCCACCTGCCCCAGCACTGA
- a CDS encoding ketopantoate reductase family protein has translation MRYIIIGAGAIGATVGGRLAETGSEVVLVARGPHAQALRTDGLRLTTADGTRTHRLPVAEQPEDLGELRPDDVLLLTVKTQHAVAALDAWAAAPVAGGGTAAQRLPVVCAQNGVESERLALRRFDRVYGMCVWLPATFLEPGIVSALCAPLTGMLHLGRYPSGTDDLARRIARDLEKAPFEAPVVEDVMAWKHAKLLGNLGNAIQATTGPEPHPAKSALLRRAADEGRTVLAAAGLAAVTSEEQALARDGKITEPAPGDGPVRGGSSWQSLRRGTGSVEADYLNGEIALLGRLHGVPTPVNDTLRQAANIFAREGWEPGSMDIAELTALADEAAARAAKAPRG, from the coding sequence ATGCGCTACATCATCATCGGAGCGGGCGCGATCGGCGCCACCGTCGGCGGCCGCCTCGCCGAGACCGGCAGCGAGGTCGTCCTCGTCGCACGCGGACCGCACGCGCAGGCCCTGCGCACCGACGGGCTGCGCCTGACGACCGCGGACGGCACCCGCACCCACCGGCTGCCCGTGGCCGAACAGCCCGAGGACCTGGGGGAGCTGCGCCCGGACGACGTACTGCTGCTCACCGTCAAGACCCAGCACGCCGTCGCGGCCCTGGACGCCTGGGCGGCCGCACCCGTCGCGGGCGGCGGCACCGCCGCCCAGCGCCTCCCGGTGGTGTGCGCGCAGAACGGCGTGGAGAGCGAGCGCCTCGCCCTGCGCCGCTTCGACCGGGTCTACGGCATGTGCGTGTGGCTGCCCGCCACCTTCCTGGAGCCGGGCATCGTGTCGGCCCTGTGCGCGCCGCTCACCGGCATGCTGCACCTCGGCCGCTACCCGTCCGGTACGGACGACCTGGCCCGGCGGATCGCCCGCGACCTGGAGAAGGCCCCGTTCGAGGCGCCGGTGGTCGAAGACGTCATGGCATGGAAGCACGCCAAGCTGCTCGGCAACCTCGGCAACGCCATCCAGGCCACCACCGGCCCCGAACCGCACCCCGCCAAGTCGGCGCTGCTGCGCCGCGCGGCGGACGAGGGCCGGACCGTCCTCGCCGCGGCGGGGCTGGCGGCCGTCACGTCCGAGGAACAGGCGCTGGCCCGCGACGGGAAGATCACCGAACCGGCGCCGGGCGACGGCCCGGTGCGCGGCGGGTCCTCCTGGCAGAGCCTGCGCCGCGGCACCGGATCCGTCGAGGCGGATTACCTCAACGGCGAGATCGCGCTGCTCGGCCGCCTGCACGGCGTCCCCACCCCGGTCAACGACACGCTGCGGCAGGCGGCGAACATCTTCGCCCGCGAGGGCTGGGAGCCCGGCTCGATGGACATCGCCGAACTGACCGCCCTCGCCGACGAGGCCGCCGCCCGCGCGGCGAAAGCGCCCCGCGGATAG
- a CDS encoding DUF1697 domain-containing protein — translation MAKKTVKRYAALLRGINVGGNKKVPMAELRTLLEGLGHQDVVTYLQSGNAVFAAPEQDPAGLARALEQAIEGHFGFSVACLVVDGDYLAAVAADCPYPAAELEGKQLHATFLSEQPAAGRLDGVDPARFAPEDYRLGDRVLYLYAPDGLGRSKLAEALARPALLKGIDTTTRNWNTVAKLVELTRPDPAA, via the coding sequence ATGGCGAAGAAGACGGTGAAGCGGTACGCGGCCCTGCTGCGCGGGATCAACGTGGGCGGCAACAAGAAGGTCCCCATGGCCGAGCTGCGCACCCTGCTCGAAGGCCTCGGCCACCAGGACGTGGTGACGTACCTGCAGAGCGGCAACGCGGTGTTCGCCGCGCCCGAGCAGGACCCGGCCGGGCTCGCCCGCGCCCTGGAGCAGGCCATCGAGGGACACTTCGGCTTCTCGGTCGCCTGCCTCGTCGTCGACGGAGACTATTTGGCGGCCGTCGCGGCGGACTGCCCGTACCCGGCCGCCGAACTCGAAGGGAAGCAGCTGCACGCCACCTTCCTCTCCGAGCAGCCCGCGGCCGGGCGGCTGGACGGTGTGGACCCGGCGCGGTTCGCCCCCGAGGACTACCGCCTCGGCGACCGGGTCCTCTACCTCTACGCCCCCGACGGCCTGGGCCGCTCCAAGCTCGCCGAGGCCCTGGCCCGCCCCGCCCTCCTCAAGGGCATCGACACCACCACCCGCAACTGGAACACGGTCGCCAAACTCGTCGAACTCACCCGCCCCGACCCGGCCGCCTGA
- a CDS encoding phosphotransferase enzyme family protein gives MDEARAREVLTRAGLDSAGAELLALGENAVFGAGGLVVKVGRDPELLARAERELAVGRWLAGAGVPAVRPAEAEALLVDGHPVTLWHRLPAAVRPAGPRDLAELLRQVHALGAPDFPLPPRELLGGVERWLRLAGGAIEEADAEFLRARRDAFAAEAAALVPYLPPGPVHGDALPRNVHVGPEGPVLVDLETFASDLREHDLVVMALSRDRYGLPAESYRDFVRAYGWDVREWDGCAVLRGARETASCAWVAQHTPANPAALAEFRRRVTSLRTADPQTPWHPF, from the coding sequence ATGGACGAGGCACGGGCCCGGGAGGTCCTGACGCGGGCCGGGTTGGACTCAGCCGGCGCGGAGCTGCTCGCGCTGGGCGAGAACGCGGTGTTCGGCGCCGGCGGCCTCGTCGTCAAGGTGGGCCGGGACCCGGAGCTGCTGGCGCGCGCCGAACGGGAACTGGCCGTCGGGCGCTGGCTGGCCGGGGCCGGTGTCCCGGCGGTCCGCCCGGCCGAGGCCGAGGCCCTGCTGGTCGACGGCCACCCGGTGACGCTGTGGCACCGGCTGCCCGCCGCGGTGCGCCCGGCCGGGCCGCGGGACCTGGCGGAGCTGCTCCGGCAGGTGCACGCCCTCGGCGCGCCGGACTTCCCACTGCCGCCGCGCGAACTCCTCGGCGGGGTCGAGCGGTGGCTGCGGCTGGCGGGCGGGGCGATCGAGGAGGCGGACGCGGAATTCCTGCGGGCGCGCCGGGACGCGTTCGCGGCCGAGGCCGCCGCGCTCGTCCCTTACCTGCCGCCCGGTCCGGTGCACGGTGACGCGCTGCCGCGCAATGTCCATGTCGGGCCGGAGGGTCCGGTCCTGGTCGACCTGGAGACCTTCGCGTCGGACCTGCGCGAGCACGACCTGGTGGTGATGGCCCTGTCCCGCGACCGGTACGGCCTGCCCGCCGAGTCCTACCGCGACTTCGTGCGCGCCTACGGGTGGGACGTCCGCGAGTGGGACGGGTGCGCGGTGTTGCGCGGGGCACGGGAGACGGCCAGCTGCGCGTGGGTCGCCCAGCACACCCCCGCCAACCCCGCGGCCCTGGCCGAATTCCGCCGCCGCGTGACGTCCCTACGCACCGCCGACCCCCAAACCCCCTGGCACCCCTTCTAA
- a CDS encoding 3'-5' exonuclease, with product MGDWHGGVLAGFDLETTGTEPREARIVTAAVVEVDPGGAVVRRTLWLADPGIAIPEQAAAIHGISTERAVADGRPAAEVADEVAATLAGLWDRGIPVVAYNAAFDLTLLSAELRRHGLPALADRTGTAGAGTGPVVDPLTIDRAVDRYRRGKRTLEAACREYGVVLSDAHDAGADALAAVEVARAIAVRHPKVAMLSPRDLHERQIGWYARWAADFQTYLRRQGTEDAEIDGTWPLRALTPA from the coding sequence GTGGGGGACTGGCACGGGGGAGTACTGGCCGGCTTCGACCTGGAGACCACGGGTACGGAGCCGCGCGAGGCGCGGATCGTGACGGCGGCGGTCGTCGAGGTGGACCCGGGGGGCGCGGTGGTCCGGCGCACCCTGTGGCTGGCGGATCCCGGGATCGCCATCCCGGAACAGGCCGCCGCCATTCACGGGATCAGTACGGAACGGGCCGTCGCGGACGGCCGCCCGGCGGCCGAGGTCGCCGACGAGGTCGCCGCCACCCTGGCCGGCCTGTGGGACCGGGGGATACCGGTGGTGGCATACAACGCCGCCTTCGACCTCACGCTGCTTTCGGCGGAGCTGCGCCGGCACGGGCTGCCCGCGCTCGCCGACCGCACGGGGACGGCCGGCGCCGGTACCGGGCCGGTGGTCGACCCGCTCACCATCGACCGGGCGGTGGACCGCTACCGGCGGGGCAAGCGCACGCTGGAGGCCGCCTGCCGGGAGTACGGGGTGGTGCTCTCGGACGCGCACGACGCGGGGGCGGACGCGCTGGCCGCGGTGGAGGTGGCCCGGGCGATAGCCGTCCGGCACCCGAAGGTCGCCATGCTGTCGCCGCGCGACCTGCACGAGCGCCAGATCGGCTGGTACGCGCGCTGGGCGGCGGACTTCCAGACGTACTTGCGCCGGCAGGGCACGGAGGACGCCGAAATCGACGGCACCTGGCCGCTCCGCGCCCTGACCCCGGCCTAA
- a CDS encoding SAV2148 family HEPN domain-containing protein: MSSGGLELPPGDGGHEGGPADVAAGAVSLAQPPVADAVRAGAELDWSADAWSEVRTRAQRAGRAYIWLNLIEQRLRAVVGAVLRPIYEPVHGEDDWVVAAAGPAGQEWVQRAVAVREVSRRKGYLLDPADDNVLSFLTLPQLRELMVQHWPCFEPYFDDRREVELALDELEVTRNVVSRNRALSQVVLAQAERASARLLEVLGGGAGSPSAERLPIDAVEDLVGDRYADVVSVHPDRVRLQRQLPAEDLFGGARRLDAIGIGLNLLVQNYSGRRLVRLAEAGCRVRLLFLNPASSAVKRRERELGLRKGELSRSVEMNILHVRRVRARLADPSAFAIHVFDETPRFTAYLVDGESPGGGIAVVQSYLRRARGMEAPVLVLRGGGRGVPKDADHGLFTTYREEFESVWQDSRPVS; this comes from the coding sequence GTGAGCTCGGGAGGGCTGGAGCTACCCCCTGGTGACGGCGGTCACGAGGGCGGTCCGGCGGACGTCGCGGCGGGGGCGGTGTCCTTGGCCCAGCCGCCGGTCGCCGACGCCGTACGGGCCGGGGCCGAACTGGACTGGAGCGCGGACGCCTGGAGCGAGGTCCGCACCCGCGCGCAGCGCGCCGGGCGCGCGTACATCTGGCTCAATCTGATCGAACAGCGGTTGCGGGCCGTGGTCGGGGCGGTGCTCCGGCCGATCTACGAGCCGGTGCACGGCGAGGACGACTGGGTGGTGGCCGCGGCCGGCCCGGCCGGACAGGAGTGGGTGCAGCGGGCCGTCGCGGTGCGCGAGGTCAGCCGCCGCAAGGGCTACCTGCTCGACCCCGCCGACGACAACGTGCTCAGCTTCCTGACCCTGCCGCAGCTGCGGGAGCTGATGGTCCAGCACTGGCCGTGCTTCGAGCCGTACTTCGACGACCGGCGCGAGGTGGAGCTGGCCCTGGACGAGCTGGAGGTCACCCGCAACGTGGTCTCCCGCAACCGGGCGCTGTCCCAGGTCGTGCTGGCCCAGGCGGAACGGGCCTCGGCGCGGCTGCTGGAGGTACTCGGCGGCGGTGCGGGCAGCCCGTCGGCGGAGCGGCTGCCGATCGACGCGGTGGAGGACCTGGTCGGAGACCGGTACGCCGACGTCGTCTCGGTCCACCCGGACCGGGTACGGCTCCAGCGGCAGCTGCCGGCCGAGGACCTGTTCGGCGGGGCCCGGCGGCTCGACGCCATCGGCATAGGCCTGAACCTGCTGGTCCAGAACTACTCGGGCCGCCGGCTGGTCCGGCTCGCCGAGGCGGGCTGCCGGGTGCGGCTGCTGTTCCTCAACCCGGCCAGCAGCGCCGTCAAGCGGCGCGAGCGGGAGCTGGGGCTGCGCAAGGGCGAACTGAGCCGCTCGGTCGAGATGAACATCCTGCACGTGCGCCGGGTCCGGGCCCGGCTGGCCGACCCCTCGGCCTTCGCGATCCACGTCTTCGACGAGACGCCGCGCTTCACCGCCTACCTGGTGGACGGCGAGTCCCCGGGCGGCGGGATAGCCGTCGTGCAGTCCTACCTCCGGCGGGCCCGCGGCATGGAGGCGCCCGTACTGGTACTGCGCGGCGGCGGCCGGGGCGTGCCCAAGGACGCCGACCACGGGCTCTTCACGACCTACCGGGAGGAATTCGAATCGGTGTGGCAGGACTCCCGGCCGGTGTCCTGA
- a CDS encoding copper amine oxidase: MHVNRSHGARRRAAVALAVSALLGGATAAAGPATAAAPRAPQAPAPAPDCSEAYRIQQTLAGGTTWRMCWRYESEAGLVLDQISYQPKGEAAPIKVLTSAKLGQIHVPYDDGRAEYDDLTGAGFGGGLQGMVPDECPGGTIKTVKVTNTWDQSQQEVKGLCTTTRARGHAYRMAGEAPGQVWQEQGKDLLVYTVNKVGWYEYITEWRFQADGMINANVGATGSLSPADYDAGDGRGWPIGNGAKAYATSHSHNVFWRLNFALDGSPNGTVEQYDSEVTPSADGSTPKTVTRRTPVTKELAGDSEAMRWWRMVSATGKNKDGHARSYEIVPGASSKYPGRSYTQHDVYFTEYKACEQFATHNLRNCGVGVGKNVDDWVNGEALKHPIAWVNIGFHHVARDEDQQPMPVHWQGFQLSPRDVTAMNPLTPPALAGQNGRPN, from the coding sequence ATGCACGTGAACCGTTCCCACGGGGCCCGCCGCCGGGCCGCCGTGGCCCTGGCCGTCTCGGCCCTGCTCGGTGGCGCCACCGCGGCCGCCGGCCCGGCCACCGCGGCCGCCCCCCGGGCGCCCCAGGCCCCCGCCCCCGCCCCCGACTGCAGTGAGGCGTACCGGATCCAGCAGACCCTGGCCGGCGGCACCACCTGGCGGATGTGCTGGCGCTACGAGAGCGAGGCCGGCCTGGTCCTCGACCAGATCTCGTACCAGCCCAAGGGCGAGGCCGCGCCGATCAAGGTGCTCACCTCCGCCAAGCTCGGCCAGATCCACGTCCCCTACGACGACGGGCGCGCCGAGTACGACGACCTGACCGGTGCCGGCTTCGGCGGCGGGCTCCAGGGCATGGTCCCCGACGAGTGCCCCGGCGGCACCATCAAGACGGTGAAGGTCACCAACACCTGGGACCAGAGCCAGCAGGAAGTCAAGGGCCTGTGCACCACCACCCGGGCCCGCGGCCACGCCTACCGGATGGCCGGCGAGGCCCCCGGCCAGGTGTGGCAGGAGCAGGGCAAGGACCTGCTCGTCTACACGGTGAACAAGGTCGGCTGGTACGAGTACATCACCGAGTGGCGCTTCCAGGCCGACGGGATGATCAACGCCAACGTCGGCGCGACCGGCAGCCTCTCACCGGCCGACTACGACGCGGGCGACGGCCGCGGCTGGCCCATCGGCAACGGCGCCAAGGCCTACGCGACCAGCCACAGCCACAACGTCTTCTGGCGGCTGAACTTCGCCCTGGACGGCTCGCCGAACGGCACCGTCGAGCAGTACGACTCCGAGGTGACCCCCAGCGCGGACGGCTCCACCCCGAAGACGGTGACCCGGCGGACCCCCGTCACCAAGGAACTCGCGGGCGACTCGGAGGCCATGCGCTGGTGGCGGATGGTCAGCGCCACCGGCAAGAACAAGGACGGCCACGCCCGCAGCTACGAGATCGTGCCGGGCGCGTCCTCGAAGTACCCGGGGCGCTCGTACACCCAGCACGACGTGTACTTCACCGAGTACAAGGCGTGCGAGCAGTTCGCCACCCACAACCTGCGCAACTGCGGTGTCGGCGTCGGCAAGAACGTGGACGACTGGGTCAACGGCGAGGCGCTCAAGCACCCCATCGCGTGGGTCAACATCGGCTTCCACCACGTCGCCCGCGACGAGGACCAGCAGCCGATGCCGGTGCACTGGCAGGGCTTCCAGCTCAGCCCGCGTGACGTCACCGCTATGAATCCGCTCACTCCGCCGGCCCTCGCCGGTCAGAACGGGCGTCCCAACTAA